A region of Micromonospora chokoriensis DNA encodes the following proteins:
- a CDS encoding tRNA (adenine-N1)-methyltransferase, whose translation MTATPSTVPATPALTPVHRGPFRPGDRVQLTDPKGRMHTVTLEPGKEFHTHRGILAHDTLIGLPDGSVVTTSGGGTAFLALRPLLSDYVLSMPRGAQVIYPKDSAQIVAMGDIFPGAKVLEAGAGSGALSCSLLRAVGTEGELHSFEVRDDFAQIAKRNVEAFFNGPHPSWHLHVGDVAQCQETGFDRIILDMLTPWETLDMVERALVPGGVFIGYVATTPQLSELVEALRERGGWTEPRAWESLVRDWHAEGLAVRPDHRMIAHTAFLVSARKLAPGVTAPPRRRKPSKGTEAYAQRRQDLRAAEAARQAAAAQAAGALPDGTGEMDRP comes from the coding sequence GTGACCGCAACTCCCTCCACCGTCCCGGCCACCCCGGCGCTGACACCCGTGCACCGAGGGCCCTTCCGGCCCGGCGACCGGGTCCAGTTGACCGACCCCAAGGGGCGGATGCACACCGTGACGCTGGAGCCGGGCAAGGAGTTCCACACCCACCGCGGCATCCTGGCGCACGACACGCTGATCGGGCTCCCCGACGGCAGCGTGGTGACCACCTCCGGCGGCGGCACCGCGTTCCTGGCCCTGCGGCCACTGCTGTCGGACTATGTGCTGTCCATGCCGCGCGGCGCCCAGGTCATCTACCCGAAGGACTCGGCGCAGATCGTCGCGATGGGTGACATCTTCCCCGGTGCGAAGGTCCTCGAAGCCGGCGCCGGCTCCGGCGCGCTGAGCTGCTCCCTGCTGCGGGCCGTCGGCACCGAGGGCGAACTGCACTCGTTCGAGGTACGTGACGACTTCGCCCAGATCGCCAAGCGCAACGTCGAGGCCTTCTTCAACGGACCGCACCCGTCGTGGCACCTGCACGTCGGTGACGTCGCGCAGTGCCAGGAGACCGGCTTCGACCGGATCATCCTGGACATGCTGACCCCCTGGGAGACCCTCGACATGGTGGAGCGGGCGCTGGTGCCCGGCGGGGTGTTCATCGGCTACGTCGCCACCACACCGCAGCTGTCCGAGCTGGTCGAGGCGTTGCGCGAGCGCGGCGGCTGGACCGAGCCACGGGCCTGGGAGTCGCTGGTGCGTGACTGGCACGCCGAGGGCCTCGCCGTCCGCCCGGACCACCGGATGATCGCGCACACCGCGTTCCTGGTGTCCGCGCGCAAGCTGGCCCCGGGAGTGACCGCGCCACCGCGCCGCCGCAAGCCCAGCAAGGGCACCGAGGCGTACGCCCAACGCCGCCAGGACCTGCGCGCGGCGGAGGCGGCCCGGCAGGCCGCCGCCGCCCAGGCGGCCGGCGCGCTTCCCGACGGTACGGGGGAGATGGACAGGCCGTGA
- a CDS encoding site-2 protease family protein: MFGVPLHLNGSMVLLAVIIAVLYAEFAARQLDLPQISGYLIGFGFVVSLLGSVLLHELGHALTARRYGIGVRGITLELLGGYTEMDRDAPSPRVDLLVSLAGPAVSAVLGVLAVAATLALPPGTVVHQLAFQLAVSNVIVALFNSLPGLPLDGGRALRAAVWGLTRDRHLGTEVAGWAGRVVAVGTTVVVVVLTVADYLAPLALPLMLLVAVTLWRGAGQSIRAARVSRRFPLIDLSRLARPVCPVTTGTPLAEAQRRRADGGQPHSALLVTDSAGRPAALVDPVAADAVPVERRPWLAVDAVARSLGTLPTLTLGWDGERVMEAVQTHPGAQYVVTSGEDVVGILHIADLAQLLEPNRKMTQ; the protein is encoded by the coding sequence GTGTTCGGGGTGCCGCTGCACCTCAACGGCTCCATGGTCCTGCTCGCGGTGATCATCGCCGTGCTGTACGCCGAGTTCGCCGCCCGTCAGCTGGACCTGCCGCAGATCAGCGGCTACCTGATCGGCTTCGGCTTCGTGGTGTCCCTGCTCGGCTCGGTGCTGCTGCACGAGCTGGGGCACGCCCTGACCGCCCGCCGCTACGGCATCGGTGTGCGCGGGATCACCCTGGAACTGCTCGGCGGCTACACCGAGATGGACCGGGACGCCCCGTCACCGCGCGTCGACCTGCTGGTGTCACTGGCCGGACCGGCGGTCTCCGCGGTGCTCGGCGTCCTCGCGGTCGCGGCCACCCTCGCCCTGCCACCGGGGACCGTGGTCCACCAGCTCGCCTTCCAGCTCGCGGTCAGCAACGTCATCGTCGCGCTGTTCAACAGCCTGCCCGGGCTGCCGCTCGACGGTGGCCGGGCGCTGCGCGCCGCGGTGTGGGGGCTGACCCGCGACCGGCACCTCGGCACCGAGGTCGCCGGCTGGGCGGGGCGCGTCGTCGCCGTCGGCACCACGGTCGTGGTCGTGGTGCTCACCGTCGCCGACTACCTGGCGCCCCTGGCGTTGCCGCTGATGTTGCTGGTCGCCGTCACCCTCTGGCGCGGCGCCGGGCAGTCGATCCGGGCCGCCCGGGTCAGTCGCCGGTTCCCCCTCATCGACCTGTCCCGGCTGGCCCGTCCGGTCTGTCCGGTGACCACCGGCACGCCGCTGGCCGAGGCGCAGCGCCGACGCGCCGACGGGGGGCAACCCCACTCCGCCCTGCTGGTCACCGACTCGGCGGGACGGCCGGCGGCCCTGGTCGACCCGGTCGCCGCCGACGCGGTGCCGGTCGAGCGCCGACCGTGGCTGGCGGTGGACGCCGTCGCCCGATCACTGGGCACGCTCCCCACCCTGACGCTCGGCTGGGACGGCGAGCGGGTGATGGAGGCCGTACAGACCCACCCGGGCGCGCAGTACGTGGTGACGTCAGGCGAAGATGTCGTCGGCATTCTGCACATCGCGGACCTCGCACAGCTCCTCGAACCCAACCGGAAGATGACACAGTGA
- a CDS encoding RecB family exonuclease codes for MTAEPVTTTQPSSPAQAPPTVRASLSPSRAADFKTCPLLYRFRSIDRLPERTTMEQARGTLVHAVLERLFDLPAQGRTPAAAGDLVAPQWDRLVTEQPELAELFEGAEPTDPAEFLRSAAGLLEGYFAVEDPTRLEPAERESLISAVVDEELLIRGYLDRLDVAPDGALRVVDYKTGGAPREAFEARALFQLKFYALVLWRTRGVVPRVLRLLYLRDAEVLDYTPDADELVRFERTVVALWRAIEQATARQDFRPRPSRLCDWCSHQALCPTFGGTPPPFPVAAATADPLRDSRSAPVAPGADE; via the coding sequence ATGACGGCGGAACCGGTCACCACCACCCAGCCCTCCTCCCCGGCGCAGGCGCCGCCGACGGTGCGGGCCTCGCTGTCGCCGTCGCGGGCGGCGGATTTCAAGACCTGCCCGTTGCTCTACCGGTTCCGCAGCATCGACCGGCTGCCCGAGCGCACCACGATGGAGCAGGCCCGCGGCACGTTGGTGCACGCGGTGCTGGAGCGGCTGTTCGACCTGCCCGCGCAGGGGCGCACGCCGGCTGCCGCCGGCGATCTGGTGGCACCCCAGTGGGACCGGCTGGTCACCGAGCAGCCGGAGCTGGCCGAGTTGTTCGAGGGGGCGGAGCCGACCGACCCGGCGGAGTTCCTCCGCTCGGCCGCCGGGCTGCTGGAGGGTTACTTCGCGGTGGAGGACCCGACCCGGCTGGAGCCGGCCGAGCGGGAGAGCCTGATCTCGGCGGTGGTCGACGAGGAGCTGCTCATCCGGGGCTACCTGGACCGGCTCGACGTCGCGCCGGACGGCGCGCTGCGCGTGGTCGACTACAAGACCGGCGGCGCGCCGCGGGAGGCGTTCGAGGCGCGGGCGCTGTTCCAGCTGAAGTTCTACGCCCTCGTGCTGTGGCGCACCCGGGGGGTGGTGCCCCGGGTGCTGCGGTTGCTCTACCTGCGCGACGCCGAGGTGCTGGACTACACGCCCGACGCCGACGAGCTGGTCCGCTTCGAGCGCACCGTCGTCGCCCTGTGGCGGGCGATCGAGCAGGCGACCGCCCGGCAGGATTTCCGGCCCCGGCCGAGCCGGCTCTGCGACTGGTGCAGCCACCAGGCCCTGTGTCCCACCTTCGGCGGCACCCCACCGCCGTTCCCGGTGGCGGCGGCGACCGCCGACCCGCTGCGCGACTCCCGGTCCGCTCCGGTGGCGCCGGGCGCCGACGAGTGA
- a CDS encoding response regulator, whose amino-acid sequence MTDRMAPARPVRILLADDQPLLRTGFRMVLGAEGDLDVVAEAGDGVEAVELSRRLLPDVVLMDIRMPRMDGVAATRAIVDARLPVRVLVLTTFDLDEYVVGALRAGASGFLAKDVPAAELISAIRTIAGGDAVVAPRILRRLLDRFAALLPDPAATPATALDALTDREREVLVQVARGLSNAEIAAVLSVSETTIKTHVGHVLTKLRLRDRVQAVVLAYESGLVRPRA is encoded by the coding sequence ATGACCGATCGGATGGCCCCGGCGCGGCCGGTACGCATCCTGCTCGCCGACGACCAGCCGCTGCTGCGTACCGGGTTCCGGATGGTGCTGGGCGCCGAGGGCGACCTGGACGTGGTGGCGGAGGCCGGGGACGGCGTGGAGGCGGTGGAGCTGTCCCGCCGGCTGCTACCCGACGTGGTCCTGATGGACATCCGGATGCCACGGATGGACGGGGTGGCCGCGACCCGGGCGATCGTCGACGCCCGCCTGCCGGTGCGGGTGCTGGTGTTGACCACCTTCGACCTGGACGAGTACGTGGTGGGCGCGCTGCGCGCGGGCGCCAGCGGGTTCCTGGCCAAGGACGTGCCGGCCGCAGAGTTGATCTCGGCGATCCGCACCATCGCGGGTGGCGACGCGGTGGTGGCGCCCCGGATCCTGCGGCGGCTGCTGGACCGGTTCGCCGCCCTGCTGCCCGACCCGGCGGCGACGCCCGCGACAGCCCTCGACGCGCTCACCGACCGGGAACGTGAGGTGCTGGTGCAGGTCGCGCGCGGGCTGTCCAACGCCGAGATCGCCGCGGTGCTGTCGGTCAGCGAGACCACCATCAAGACCCACGTCGGGCACGTGCTGACCAAGCTGCGCCTGCGCGACCGGGTGCAGGCGGTGGTGCTGGCGTACGAGTCGGGTCTGGTCCGCCCCCGGGCGTAG
- a CDS encoding ABC transporter ATP-binding protein: MTATVGQQAQAAARASDVWKVYGSGEAQVVALRGVSAEFERGQFTAIMGPSGSGKSTLMHCLAGLDAVTRGTVSIGETTVTGLGDAGLTKLRRDKVGFIFQQFNLLPTLTAKENILLPLSIAGRKPDQAWYDTVIETVGLRDRLDHRPAQLSGGQQQRVACARALVSRPEVIFADEPTGNLDSRSGAEVLNFLRNSVREHGQTIVMVTHDPTAAAYADRVVFLADGEIVSELIEPTAETVLDTMKKLDTPAEVGN; the protein is encoded by the coding sequence GTGACCGCGACGGTAGGCCAGCAGGCGCAGGCCGCGGCCCGGGCGAGCGACGTGTGGAAGGTGTACGGCAGCGGCGAGGCGCAGGTCGTCGCGCTGCGGGGGGTCAGCGCGGAGTTCGAACGCGGCCAGTTCACCGCGATCATGGGGCCGTCGGGTTCCGGCAAGTCGACGCTGATGCACTGCCTGGCGGGCCTGGACGCGGTGACCCGGGGCACGGTGTCGATCGGCGAGACGACGGTCACCGGGCTCGGCGACGCGGGGTTGACGAAGCTGCGCCGCGACAAGGTGGGTTTCATCTTCCAGCAGTTCAACCTGCTGCCCACCCTGACCGCGAAGGAGAACATCCTGCTGCCGCTGTCGATCGCCGGGCGTAAGCCGGACCAGGCCTGGTACGACACGGTGATCGAGACGGTCGGCCTGCGGGACCGCTTGGACCACCGGCCGGCGCAGCTCTCCGGCGGCCAGCAGCAGCGGGTGGCGTGCGCGCGGGCGCTGGTCTCCCGCCCCGAGGTGATCTTCGCGGACGAGCCGACCGGCAACCTGGACTCGCGCTCCGGCGCGGAGGTGCTCAACTTCCTGCGCAACTCCGTCCGGGAGCACGGTCAGACGATCGTGATGGTCACCCACGACCCGACCGCCGCCGCGTACGCCGACCGGGTGGTCTTCCTCGCCGACGGCGAGATCGTCTCGGAGCTGATCGAGCCGACCGCCGAGACGGTGCTGGACACGATGAAGAAGCTGGACACCCCGGCCGAGGTGGGCAACTGA
- a CDS encoding ABC transporter permease: MFRATLKSLLARKVRLILSGLAVVLGVMFVSGAFVLTDTLGRSFDSVFADGFSEIDVNVAAKPKVELSELEGEQTAAPLPAAVVDRVKQVPGAASATGVVNADGARVIGSNGKVVTSFGPPQLGENWTGESDLLRLREGRAPQAEDEIVINKALATTAKVQVGQKVGVLTAFESKKRDFTLVGIAGYSGDRDSIGGVNEVFFTTPVAQRLMLGEPDVFSSITVTAADGVTDEKLRDDVARTLGADFEVKTGEQVASDAAASLKEGLSFFNKILLGFAAVALLVGTFLILNTFSIIVAQRTRELALMRAIGASGRQIIGSVVLEAIAVGLIASVLGLAAGIGVGALLAYLFGSLAGGLTLAGIGVPAAAVIGAFSVGLVITVVAALLPALRAARIPPIAAMQDVATPDRPLTKVTVAGSLVTAVGAVLLFLGLSGNAGGQTLSTILGGVLFAFIGVALLTPLISRPVVSLLGAIFSWSLPGKLGRLNSGRNPRRTAITAAALMVGIALVTGITVILDSAKGSISALAQDSVKAELVIAGAQGGPRPPSFDPGVLDQAKTLPGVQMVDGEYGDMSQIDGKTTWVGASSDIASLRQIFSAKPVAGDIDRLGPTQMLASSDTAESRGWSVGSTVNVQLTRGETRTYTISGIYESGQLLNPVMLPVTAAKDFAIPQPFQGFIQLAPGARVNDVLPQVETLLADSPEVSVADRDAFIKQQTGQLDGLLTMIQILLALAIVIAVLGIINTLALSILERTRELGLLRAIGLRRSQTMAMITVEAVVISVFGALLGVAVGTGLGAAVVEALKDEGITDLILPWGQMGVFLGLAAIIGVVAAVLPAIRAARINVLGAIAHD; this comes from the coding sequence ATGTTCCGCGCGACACTGAAGAGTCTGCTGGCCCGCAAGGTCCGGTTGATCCTGTCCGGGCTGGCGGTGGTGCTCGGGGTCATGTTCGTCTCCGGCGCCTTCGTGCTCACCGACACGCTGGGCCGTTCGTTCGACTCGGTCTTCGCCGACGGCTTCTCCGAGATCGACGTGAACGTCGCGGCGAAGCCGAAGGTCGAGCTCAGCGAGTTGGAGGGCGAGCAGACCGCCGCGCCGCTGCCGGCCGCCGTGGTGGACCGGGTGAAGCAGGTTCCGGGGGCCGCCTCGGCGACGGGCGTCGTCAACGCCGACGGCGCCCGGGTGATCGGCAGCAACGGCAAGGTGGTCACCTCGTTCGGTCCGCCGCAGCTGGGCGAGAACTGGACCGGGGAGAGTGACCTGCTGCGGCTGCGTGAGGGGCGCGCGCCGCAGGCCGAGGACGAGATCGTCATCAACAAGGCCCTGGCCACCACGGCGAAGGTGCAGGTCGGCCAGAAGGTCGGCGTGCTCACCGCGTTCGAGTCGAAGAAGCGGGACTTCACGCTGGTCGGCATCGCCGGCTACAGCGGTGACCGGGACTCGATCGGCGGGGTGAACGAGGTCTTCTTCACCACGCCGGTGGCGCAGCGGCTGATGCTGGGCGAGCCGGACGTGTTCAGCAGCATCACCGTGACCGCCGCCGACGGGGTCACCGACGAGAAGCTGCGCGACGACGTGGCCCGCACCCTCGGCGCGGACTTCGAGGTGAAGACGGGCGAGCAGGTCGCCTCGGACGCTGCGGCGAGCCTGAAGGAGGGCCTGTCCTTCTTCAACAAGATCCTGCTCGGCTTCGCGGCGGTGGCCCTGCTGGTGGGCACCTTCCTGATCCTCAACACCTTCTCGATCATCGTGGCCCAGCGCACCCGCGAGTTGGCGCTGATGCGCGCCATCGGGGCCAGCGGCCGGCAGATCATCGGGTCGGTGGTGCTGGAGGCCATCGCGGTCGGGTTGATCGCCTCGGTGCTGGGCCTGGCCGCCGGCATCGGCGTGGGCGCGTTGCTGGCGTACCTGTTCGGCAGCCTGGCCGGTGGGCTCACCCTCGCCGGGATCGGCGTGCCGGCGGCGGCGGTGATCGGGGCGTTCTCCGTCGGGCTGGTCATCACGGTGGTGGCGGCGCTGTTGCCGGCGCTGCGGGCGGCGCGGATTCCGCCGATCGCGGCGATGCAGGACGTGGCCACCCCGGACCGGCCGTTGACCAAGGTCACCGTGGCCGGGTCGCTGGTCACCGCCGTCGGCGCGGTGCTGCTGTTCCTCGGGCTCAGCGGCAACGCCGGTGGTCAGACGCTGTCCACGATCCTCGGTGGGGTGCTGTTCGCGTTCATCGGTGTGGCGCTGCTGACCCCGCTGATCAGCCGGCCGGTGGTGAGCCTGCTCGGCGCGATCTTCTCCTGGTCGCTGCCGGGCAAGCTGGGCCGGCTCAACTCGGGGCGCAACCCGCGCCGGACCGCGATCACCGCGGCGGCCCTGATGGTCGGCATCGCGCTGGTCACCGGTATCACAGTGATCCTCGACTCGGCCAAGGGCAGCATCAGCGCCCTGGCCCAGGACAGCGTCAAGGCCGAGCTGGTGATCGCCGGGGCGCAGGGCGGACCGCGCCCGCCGAGCTTCGACCCGGGGGTGCTGGACCAGGCCAAGACCCTGCCCGGTGTGCAGATGGTCGACGGCGAGTACGGCGACATGAGCCAGATCGACGGCAAGACCACCTGGGTCGGGGCGAGCAGCGACATCGCGTCGCTGCGGCAGATCTTCAGCGCCAAGCCCGTCGCCGGTGACATCGACCGGCTCGGACCGACGCAGATGCTCGCCAGTTCGGACACCGCCGAGTCGCGTGGCTGGTCGGTGGGCTCGACGGTGAACGTGCAGTTGACCCGCGGCGAGACGCGGACGTACACGATCAGCGGCATCTACGAGTCCGGGCAGCTGTTGAACCCGGTGATGCTGCCGGTGACGGCGGCGAAGGACTTCGCGATCCCGCAGCCCTTCCAGGGGTTCATCCAGTTGGCCCCGGGCGCGCGGGTGAACGACGTGCTGCCGCAGGTGGAGACGCTGCTCGCGGACAGCCCTGAGGTGTCGGTGGCCGACCGGGACGCGTTCATCAAGCAGCAGACCGGTCAGCTCGACGGGCTGCTCACGATGATCCAGATCCTGTTGGCGCTGGCGATCGTGATCGCCGTGCTGGGCATCATCAACACCCTGGCGCTGTCGATCCTGGAACGGACCCGCGAGTTGGGGCTGCTGCGCGCCATCGGTCTACGCCGGTCGCAGACCATGGCCATGATCACCGTGGAGGCGGTGGTGATCTCGGTGTTCGGCGCGTTGCTGGGCGTGGCGGTCGGCACCGGCCTCGGCGCCGCGGTGGTCGAGGCGCTCAAGGACGAGGGCATCACCGACCTGATCCTGCCCTGGGGGCAGATGGGTGTCTTCCTCGGTCTCGCCGCGATCATCGGTGTGGTGGCCGCGGTGCTCCCGGCCATCCGGGCGGCACGGATCAACGTCCTGGGCGCCATCGCCCACGACTGA
- a CDS encoding HAD family hydrolase, with protein MLFDMDGTLVDSEKLWDIALQELAREYGGDLSVEARQSIIGTAMAESMRILHDDLGQPERDPAISAAWINARILELFRTGLPWRPGAFELLRAVRAAQIPTALVTSSPRALVEIALDTLGRDSFDTVVAGDEVVAAKPHPEPYLTAARRLGVPIERCVAIEDSPTGVASALASGAAVLAVPAEVALASTVGVHQVQSLTGVDLDLLAALLADRAAA; from the coding sequence GTGCTCTTCGACATGGACGGCACGTTGGTCGACAGCGAGAAGCTGTGGGACATCGCGTTGCAGGAACTCGCCCGGGAGTACGGCGGGGACCTCTCCGTCGAGGCCCGCCAGTCGATCATCGGCACCGCCATGGCCGAGTCGATGCGTATCCTGCACGACGACCTGGGGCAGCCCGAACGGGATCCGGCGATCAGCGCGGCGTGGATCAACGCCCGGATCCTGGAGTTGTTCCGCACCGGTCTGCCCTGGCGGCCCGGAGCGTTCGAGCTGCTGCGTGCGGTCCGCGCGGCACAGATCCCGACCGCGCTGGTCACCTCCAGCCCCCGGGCGCTCGTCGAGATCGCCCTGGACACCCTCGGCCGGGACTCCTTCGACACGGTGGTCGCCGGTGACGAGGTGGTCGCGGCGAAGCCACACCCCGAGCCGTACCTGACCGCGGCCCGGCGACTGGGTGTGCCGATCGAGCGGTGTGTGGCCATCGAGGACTCACCGACCGGGGTGGCCAGCGCGCTCGCCTCGGGCGCGGCGGTGCTGGCCGTACCGGCGGAGGTGGCGCTGGCCAGCACTGTCGGCGTACACCAGGTGCAGAGCCTCACCGGCGTGGACCTGGACCTGCTCGCGGCGCTGCTCGCCGACCGGGCGGCAGCCTGA
- a CDS encoding neutral zinc metallopeptidase, whose product MGARSGRGARGTVAALLAAALVSLACAGGGLAEPEGEGPAPQQSQASPGSATTRADSTTSVAEFEQDVADAQAIAERYWAAQFKASGQRFQPVRRITPYQREGEVSCGGQPLPRNNAVYCSRGDFIAYDVRWSVAAFRQVGDAFVFYLLGHEYAHAIQVRLGINYSFTIQQELQADCMAGAYLGDSVRSRALTLADGDLDEFREGLAAVGDDPDQPWFAEGSHGTAEQRTESFFRGYERSLEACDLG is encoded by the coding sequence GTGGGGGCACGGTCAGGACGCGGCGCCCGGGGCACCGTGGCGGCCCTGCTGGCCGCCGCCCTGGTGTCACTGGCCTGCGCGGGCGGCGGGTTGGCCGAACCGGAGGGGGAGGGGCCGGCACCGCAGCAGTCGCAGGCGTCACCCGGGTCGGCCACCACACGGGCCGACAGCACCACCAGCGTCGCGGAGTTCGAGCAGGACGTCGCCGACGCCCAGGCGATCGCCGAGCGCTACTGGGCAGCCCAGTTCAAGGCGTCCGGGCAGCGGTTCCAACCGGTCCGGCGGATCACCCCCTACCAGCGGGAGGGCGAGGTGTCCTGCGGCGGTCAGCCGCTGCCCCGCAACAACGCGGTCTACTGCTCGCGGGGCGACTTCATCGCGTACGACGTGCGCTGGTCGGTCGCGGCGTTCCGCCAGGTCGGTGACGCGTTCGTGTTCTACCTGCTCGGGCACGAGTACGCGCACGCCATCCAGGTGCGGCTCGGCATCAACTACAGCTTCACCATCCAGCAGGAGTTGCAGGCCGACTGCATGGCCGGGGCGTACCTCGGCGACTCGGTGCGCTCTCGTGCCCTGACCCTGGCCGACGGCGACCTGGACGAGTTCCGGGAGGGGTTGGCGGCGGTCGGCGACGACCCCGACCAGCCGTGGTTCGCCGAGGGTTCGCACGGCACCGCCGAGCAGCGCACCGAATCGTTCTTCCGCGGGTACGAGCGGTCGCTGGAGGCCTGCGACCTGGGTTGA
- a CDS encoding YciI family protein codes for MILLYGSQQDYDVLSGRATDRPAMSAEQIAAMHRHMETFHQALAESGELVDAQGLSEPVHARRVQVREGAPVVTDGPYPETQEVLAGYTIVECASFDRATEIAAGLVDPDAPGGYVDVRPVLDGIEDLGG; via the coding sequence ATGATTTTGCTCTACGGCTCACAGCAGGACTACGACGTGCTGTCCGGGCGCGCGACCGACCGTCCCGCCATGTCGGCCGAGCAGATCGCGGCGATGCACAGGCACATGGAGACCTTCCACCAGGCGCTGGCCGAGTCCGGGGAACTGGTCGACGCCCAGGGCCTGAGCGAGCCGGTGCACGCCCGCCGGGTGCAGGTGCGCGAGGGCGCACCGGTGGTCACCGACGGCCCGTACCCGGAGACGCAGGAGGTCCTGGCCGGTTACACGATCGTGGAGTGCGCGAGCTTCGACCGGGCCACCGAGATCGCCGCCGGCCTGGTCGACCCGGACGCCCCGGGCGGTTACGTGGACGTGCGGCCGGTGCTGGACGGCATTGAGGACCTGGGCGGCTGA
- a CDS encoding RNA polymerase sigma factor, whose protein sequence is MPKTRVEDLLREFAPRVLGALVRRYGHFDTAEDAVQEALIAAAEAWPRDGVPENPRGWLITVASRRLTDLLRREQARMRREDTVARWVLPEQWRAPAADRPPADADDTLILLFLCCHPALSPASQIALTLRAVGGLTTAEVARAFLVPEATMTRRISRGKQRIRDSGLRFALPTEAERADRLAAVLHVLYLVFTEGYARTAGPGLLRADLTAEAIRLTRLVHRLLPDDPEVTGLLALMLLTDARAPARIGPHGELVPMAEQDRSRWRADQIAEGTELITRALPRGAVGAYQVQAAIAAVHDEAADARDTDWAQITALYEVLLGISDNPVVALNHAVAVAMSRGPSDGLARLAELAGDARLAGDPRLPAARAHLWEMVGERVAAREAYREAAARSTNLAQQRYLYARAERLGDPPPAG, encoded by the coding sequence GTGCCCAAGACACGGGTCGAGGACCTGCTGCGCGAGTTCGCGCCGCGGGTCCTCGGCGCGCTGGTCCGCCGCTACGGGCACTTCGACACCGCCGAGGACGCGGTGCAGGAGGCGCTGATCGCCGCAGCCGAGGCCTGGCCGCGCGACGGCGTACCGGAGAACCCACGCGGCTGGTTGATCACCGTCGCGTCCCGCCGGCTGACCGACCTGCTGCGCCGGGAGCAGGCCCGGATGCGCCGCGAGGACACGGTGGCGCGGTGGGTGTTGCCGGAGCAGTGGCGCGCTCCGGCGGCTGACCGGCCGCCGGCGGACGCGGACGACACGCTCATCCTGCTCTTTCTGTGCTGCCACCCGGCGCTGTCGCCGGCGTCGCAGATCGCGCTCACGCTGCGCGCGGTGGGCGGGTTGACCACCGCCGAGGTGGCCCGCGCGTTCCTGGTGCCGGAGGCGACGATGACCCGGCGGATCAGTCGGGGCAAGCAGCGGATCCGCGACAGCGGGCTGCGGTTCGCCCTACCCACCGAGGCCGAACGCGCCGACCGGCTCGCCGCCGTGCTGCACGTGCTCTACCTGGTCTTCACCGAGGGCTACGCGCGCACCGCCGGCCCGGGGTTGCTGCGCGCCGACCTGACCGCCGAGGCGATCCGGTTGACCCGCCTGGTGCACCGCCTGCTACCGGATGATCCCGAGGTCACCGGGCTGCTGGCGTTGATGCTGCTCACCGATGCCCGCGCTCCGGCGCGGATCGGCCCGCACGGCGAGTTGGTGCCGATGGCCGAGCAGGACCGTTCCCGGTGGCGGGCCGACCAGATCGCCGAGGGGACCGAGCTGATCACCAGGGCGCTGCCGCGCGGGGCGGTCGGGGCGTACCAGGTGCAGGCCGCCATCGCCGCCGTGCACGACGAGGCAGCCGATGCGCGGGACACCGACTGGGCGCAGATCACCGCCCTGTACGAGGTGCTGCTGGGCATCTCGGACAACCCGGTGGTGGCGCTCAACCACGCGGTGGCGGTGGCGATGAGTCGGGGCCCGTCGGACGGGTTGGCGCGGCTGGCCGAACTGGCCGGCGACGCGCGGTTGGCCGGCGATCCCCGACTCCCGGCCGCTCGTGCCCACCTGTGGGAGATGGTCGGTGAGCGGGTCGCGGCACGGGAGGCGTACCGGGAGGCGGCGGCCCGGTCGACGAACCTGGCGCAGCAGCGTTACCTGTACGCCCGCGCGGAGCGTCTCGGCGACCCGCCGCCCGCCGGCTGA